The Rhododendron vialii isolate Sample 1 chromosome 5a, ASM3025357v1 genome contains a region encoding:
- the LOC131326507 gene encoding probable 3-hydroxyisobutyrate dehydrogenase-like 2, mitochondrial: MNTPYPKPINPSETRIGWIGIGVMGSAMASRLISAGYSLTLYARTPSKSLHLQSLGAQLAPSPSSLAQSSDVVFTMLGHPPDVRQIVLDPSAGLLAGLKPGGVIVDHTSSHPILAKEIFATAREKGCWAVDAPVSGGDIGARDGKLAIYAGGDSDVVKWLSPLFDVMGRVTYMGSAGCGQRCKIANQITVGANLVGLSEGLVFAEKTGLDVRKFLEAVRGGAAGSMVMELFGERMVGRDFRPGGFAEYMVKDLGMGVDVVEEGNEDVVVLPGAALAKQLFSGMVANGDGKLGTQGLITVIERMNGK; this comes from the coding sequence ATGAACACTCCCTACCCGAAACCCATAAACCCATCCGAAACCCGCATCGGTTGGATCGGCATAGGCGTAATGGGCTCAGCCATGGCCTCCCGCCTCATCTCTGCCGGCTACTCCCTCACCCTCTACGCCCGCACCCCTTCCAAATCCCTCCACCTCCAATCCCTAGGCGCCCAACTAGCCCCTTCCCCCTCCTCCCTCGCCCAATCATCCGACGTCGTTTTCACCATGCTCGGACACCCCCCAGATGTTCGACAAATTGTCCTAGACCCCTCCGCTGGCCTCCTCGCTGGCTTAAAACCGGGCGGAGTTATCGTCGACCACACCAGCAGCCACCCAATTCTTGCAAAAGAGATTTTTGCCACTGCCCGAGAAAAGGGTTGTTGGGCAGTGGACGCCCCGGTATCCGGTGGGGACATCGGGGCGAGGGACGGGAAATTGGCTATATATGCCGGTGGGGATAGTGATGTTGTGAAGTGGTTGTCCCCTTTGTTTGATGTAATGGGCAGGGTGACTTACATGGGTAGTGCAGGGTGCGGGCAGAGGTGTAAGATCGCGAACCAAATAACGGTGGGGGCAAATTTGGTTGGGTTGAGTGAAGGGTTGGTGTTTGCTGAGAAGACGGGGTTGGACGTGAGGAAGTTTCTGGAAGCGGTGAGGGGCGGGGCGGCTGGGTCGATGGTGATGGAGTTGTTTGGGGAGAGGATGGTTGGGAGGGATTTTAGGCCTGGTGGGTTTGCTGAGTACATGGTGAAGGATTTGGGAATGGGTGTGGATGTGGTTGAAGAGGGGAATGAAGATGTGGTGGTGTTGCCTGGTGCTGCATTGGCGAAACAGTTGTTTTCTGGGATGGTGGCTAATGGGGATGGGAAGCTTGGCACTCAAGGCCTTATTACTGTCATAGAGAGGATGAATGGCAAGTGA